In Anaeromyxobacter sp., the following proteins share a genomic window:
- a CDS encoding hydrogenase maturation protease, translating into MRGAAAPPQVLLLCLGNALRQDDAVGLHVARALEADPPPGATVATSARAGLYLLDDMEGFDRVVVVDAVHTGAHPPGAVHRLPLEDLHAPAGPSPHALGLPSALALARAAGAPVPTRVWLVLVEVETFDTVGEGLTPAVAAAVPLAVAAVREAWAELQA; encoded by the coding sequence GTGAGGGGCGCCGCGGCCCCGCCGCAGGTCCTCCTCCTCTGCCTCGGCAACGCGCTCCGGCAGGACGACGCCGTCGGCCTGCACGTGGCCCGCGCGCTCGAGGCCGACCCGCCGCCGGGCGCCACCGTGGCCACCAGCGCCCGCGCCGGGCTCTACCTGCTCGACGACATGGAGGGGTTCGACCGGGTGGTGGTGGTGGACGCGGTCCACACCGGCGCCCACCCGCCCGGCGCGGTGCACCGCCTGCCCCTCGAGGACCTGCACGCCCCGGCCGGCCCGTCGCCGCACGCCCTCGGACTGCCCTCGGCGCTGGCGCTGGCCCGCGCCGCCGGCGCGCCGGTGCCGACCCGCGTCTGGCTGGTGCTGGTGGAGGTCGAGACCTTCGACACGGTGGGCGAGGGGCTCACGCCCGCCGTGGCGGCCGCCGTGCCGCTGGCCGTGGCGGCGGTGCGGGAGGCGTGGGCCGAGCTGCAGGCCTGA
- a CDS encoding Ni/Fe hydrogenase subunit alpha, with the protein MTRRITIDPITRLEGHGKVEILLDAQGDVEQAYLQVPELRGFERFCLGRPAEEMPQLSAHVCGVCPASHHLASVRALDQLYGVAAPPAARALQAAYYGLFLFEDHLLHYWYMGGPDFVVGPTAPAPMRNVLGVMARVGASLGRRILSVRKEARDLMAAISGRTVHPAFALPGGCSRALPAEALARLREGAPRLVTFAQDTLESFRQVVLENRGWLDTIQDEAYRVRSHSMGMVDGRGRLAFLDGEVRVIDPDGAELCRFQPHQYLEHLAERVEPWSYAKFTFLTSRGWTGFTEGPESGLYRVGPLARLNVASAMATPLAEAERQRLFEVLGWPAHQTLAFHWARLVEALQAAEQVALLAHDPLLESRDVRTVPAPLRGPASGVGMVEAPRGLLIHHYQADAEGLLTGVNLVVASQHNAAPVQVSVRKAARGLIRGGKVDDGILNRLEMAFRAYDPCNACASHSLPGELPLVVTVKDHRGRVVEVVRRRVPEEPG; encoded by the coding sequence GTGACCAGGCGGATCACCATCGACCCCATCACCCGGCTGGAGGGGCACGGCAAGGTGGAGATCCTGCTCGACGCGCAGGGCGACGTGGAGCAGGCCTACCTGCAGGTGCCGGAGCTGCGCGGCTTCGAGCGGTTCTGCCTGGGCCGGCCGGCCGAGGAGATGCCGCAGCTCTCGGCCCACGTCTGCGGGGTCTGCCCGGCCTCGCACCACCTGGCCTCGGTGCGGGCCCTGGACCAGCTCTACGGCGTGGCCGCGCCGCCGGCCGCCCGGGCCCTGCAGGCCGCCTACTACGGCCTCTTCCTCTTCGAGGACCACCTCCTCCACTACTGGTACATGGGCGGGCCGGACTTCGTGGTGGGCCCCACCGCGCCGGCGCCCATGCGCAACGTGCTGGGGGTGATGGCCCGGGTGGGCGCCTCGCTGGGCCGGCGCATCCTCTCGGTGCGCAAGGAGGCGCGCGACCTGATGGCGGCCATCAGCGGCCGCACCGTGCACCCGGCCTTCGCCCTGCCGGGCGGCTGCTCCCGGGCGCTGCCGGCCGAGGCGCTGGCGCGGCTGCGGGAGGGGGCGCCGCGGCTGGTGACCTTCGCGCAGGACACCCTCGAGTCCTTCCGCCAGGTGGTGCTGGAGAACCGGGGCTGGCTCGACACCATCCAGGACGAGGCCTACCGGGTGCGCAGCCACTCCATGGGCATGGTGGACGGGCGGGGCCGGCTCGCCTTCCTCGACGGGGAGGTGCGGGTCATCGACCCGGACGGCGCCGAGCTGTGCCGCTTCCAGCCGCACCAGTACCTCGAGCACCTGGCCGAGCGGGTCGAGCCCTGGAGCTACGCCAAGTTCACCTTCCTCACCTCGCGCGGCTGGACCGGCTTCACCGAGGGGCCGGAGAGCGGGCTCTACCGGGTGGGTCCGCTGGCGCGCCTCAACGTGGCCAGCGCCATGGCCACGCCGCTGGCCGAGGCCGAGCGGCAGCGGCTCTTCGAGGTGCTGGGCTGGCCGGCCCACCAGACCCTGGCCTTCCACTGGGCCCGGCTGGTGGAGGCCCTGCAGGCCGCCGAGCAGGTGGCGCTGCTGGCGCACGATCCCCTGCTGGAGTCGCGCGACGTCCGCACCGTGCCGGCGCCGCTCCGCGGCCCGGCCTCCGGGGTGGGCATGGTGGAGGCGCCGCGCGGCCTGCTCATCCACCACTACCAGGCCGACGCCGAGGGGCTGCTCACCGGGGTCAACCTGGTGGTGGCCTCGCAGCACAACGCCGCGCCGGTGCAGGTCTCGGTGCGCAAGGCGGCGCGCGGGCTGATCCGCGGCGGGAAGGTGGACGACGGCATCCTCAACCGGCTGGAGATGGCCTTCCGGGCCTACGACCCGTGCAACGCCTGCGCCTCCCACTCGCTGCCGGGCGAGCTGCCGCTGGTGGTCACGGTGAAGGACCACCGCGGCCGGGTGGTCGAGGTGGTGCGCCGCCGCGTGCCGGAGGAGCCGGGGTGA
- a CDS encoding hydrogenase iron-sulfur subunit, whose protein sequence is MAHQPRIVAFLCDRCAYAAADQAGRSRLEYPQALLTVRVPCTGRVEPAFVLQALREGADGVLIAGCHPGDCHYVDGNLRAHARHALLVRALGQAGVEPGRCRLAWTGASEAEKFAAVVRDMVAELTALGPLDYQRRALDAPPAGGTPDGGAHATTPGEAAAHAASGHAASTQAGAAHEPAGAAQAHRLPPAALPPRAPGNPRVAFYWNASCGGCEEAVVDLGEGFADLAERVEILLWPVAMDWKRADVEAMPDGHLDVAFLNGAVRLTEQDEWAALLRRKARTVVAFGACAHLGGVVGLGNLSEPGDLLETAYRRQPSVSNPGAPLPGSRFTEGGHDLTLPALLPRTLPLAEAVRVDYVIPGCPPSPAVIAAAVGQLLGDAPLPPPGAVLAPNASLCDSCPRKDSKPDRLQLTQLARLATTQPDEATCFLVQGLVCLGPGTRQGCQPGCVEVNVPCRGCFGPLDGMADAGAATLSAFASMLAGGEADLSRLVASLPDPAGTFWRYGYAAGLLPRRVRP, encoded by the coding sequence GCGCCTGGAGTACCCGCAGGCTCTCCTGACGGTGCGGGTGCCCTGCACCGGCCGGGTGGAGCCGGCCTTCGTGCTGCAGGCGCTGCGGGAGGGGGCCGACGGCGTGCTCATCGCCGGCTGCCACCCCGGCGACTGCCACTACGTGGACGGCAACCTCAGGGCCCACGCCCGCCACGCCCTCCTGGTGCGGGCGCTGGGGCAGGCCGGGGTGGAGCCGGGCCGCTGCCGGCTGGCCTGGACCGGCGCCAGCGAGGCCGAGAAGTTCGCCGCGGTGGTGCGCGACATGGTCGCCGAGCTCACCGCGCTGGGGCCGCTCGACTACCAGCGGCGCGCCCTCGACGCGCCGCCCGCCGGCGGGACCCCCGACGGCGGGGCGCACGCCACGACCCCAGGCGAGGCTGCCGCGCACGCCGCTTCCGGACACGCCGCCTCCACCCAGGCCGGCGCCGCGCACGAGCCCGCTGGCGCGGCCCAGGCCCACCGGCTCCCCCCGGCGGCGCTCCCGCCGCGGGCCCCCGGCAACCCGCGGGTGGCCTTCTACTGGAACGCCTCCTGCGGCGGCTGCGAGGAGGCCGTGGTGGACCTCGGCGAGGGGTTCGCCGACCTGGCCGAGCGGGTCGAGATCCTGCTCTGGCCGGTGGCCATGGACTGGAAGCGCGCCGACGTGGAGGCCATGCCGGACGGCCACCTCGACGTGGCCTTCCTGAACGGCGCGGTGCGGCTCACCGAGCAGGACGAGTGGGCGGCGCTCCTCCGGCGCAAGGCCCGCACGGTGGTGGCCTTCGGCGCCTGCGCCCACCTGGGCGGGGTGGTGGGCCTGGGCAACCTCTCCGAGCCCGGCGACCTGCTGGAGACCGCCTACCGCCGGCAGCCCAGCGTGTCCAACCCGGGCGCTCCCCTGCCGGGCAGCCGCTTCACCGAGGGCGGCCACGACCTCACCCTGCCGGCGCTCCTGCCGCGCACCCTGCCGCTGGCCGAGGCCGTCCGGGTGGACTACGTCATCCCCGGCTGCCCGCCGTCGCCCGCGGTGATCGCCGCCGCGGTGGGGCAGCTGCTCGGCGACGCCCCGCTGCCGCCGCCGGGCGCGGTGCTGGCGCCCAACGCCTCGCTCTGCGACTCCTGCCCTCGGAAGGACTCGAAGCCGGACCGGCTGCAGCTCACCCAGCTGGCCCGGCTGGCCACCACCCAGCCCGACGAGGCCACCTGCTTCCTGGTGCAGGGGCTGGTCTGCCTGGGGCCGGGCACGCGCCAGGGCTGCCAGCCGGGCTGCGTGGAGGTGAACGTGCCCTGCCGCGGCTGCTTCGGGCCGCTCGACGGCATGGCCGACGCCGGCGCCGCCACCCTCTCGGCCTTCGCCTCCATGCTGGCGGGCGGCGAGGCCGACCTGTCGCGGCTGGTGGCGTCGCTGCCGGACCCGGCCGGCACCTTCTGGCGCTACGGCTACGCGGCGGGGCTCCTGCCGAGGCGGGTGCGGCCGTGA